Proteins from one Chiloscyllium punctatum isolate Juve2018m chromosome 4, sChiPun1.3, whole genome shotgun sequence genomic window:
- the LOC140476022 gene encoding uncharacterized protein, which yields MQSIVLLTCYAIVLGLGHSVRVTQFGLRMKQIEDRQWFTISVLATQSTQTLSLDLCELVPYRTKSQLNQTKQNLERERGFQGQTLVLQLYGREGLSRLPAPGVQAMVSVVRDPITPGRDCGHNRCNPLYLTIKNLEKNEASLNRTILGIRVGGQAGWGGMQLCCTYITVIEAESRGSSTTDKQEKIRIIETTDLEKTFEIETGYGEANAWMEWVKYTVRSMKKSDCYACRSARPNPQVVPFPLGWEKHPRAMDCMIRLYQDREAWNDPTCRPLSLKFPPVRSEGAPRPPSFSGVTGTHQACVSRTGLQWDDDVGTFDKCSGSIRLVNETTGGGNYSHIHVPRADLWWYCGGRVLRPTLPQKWTGTCAIVQLAIPFTLAFEKQEQPRSSGRTERALETSFDDNIYLDAIGVPRGVPDEYKARNQIAAGFESSLFWWVTINKILDWINYIYYNQQRFINYTRDAVKGIAEQLDATSRMAWENRLALDMMLAEKGGVCVMIGTQCCTFIPDNTAPDGSITRALDGLTALADELAENSGIDSGLTDWLEAWFGKWTGVVVPFLVSCIVVAGVLTALGCCVIPCVRGLTQRLIETALTKKDVPHGQVERINLEMEQRESSLAGGSIREGQLDEQARELLNALEKKLTVEKLQAVRKDTGDL from the coding sequence atgcagtcaatcgtattgttaacttgctatgccattgtccttgggctgggtcatagtgtgcgtgttacccaatttggcctccggatgaaacaaatagaggaccgtcagtggttcaccatctccgtgcttgccacccaatcaacacagacacttagcttagacctatgtgagttggtgccctataggactaaaagtcaactgaatcaaactaagcagaatctagagagagaaaggggattccagggtcagacgttagtattacaattgtatggtagggaaggcctaagtaggcttccagcccccggggtccaggctatggtgtcagttgtccgtgatcccatcacccctggacgagattgtgggcataatcggtgcaatccgctttatctgaccataaagaacttggaaaagaacgaggcgagccttaatagaacaatactgggtattagagttgggggccaggcaggttggggggggatgcagctgtgctgcacgtatatcacggtcattgaagctgagtctaggggctcatccaccactgataagcaggaaaagattagaataattgagacaacggacttggaaaagacctttgaaatagaaacgggatacggggaggcgaatgcctggatggaatgggtcaaatatactgtgaggagcatgaaaaagagtgattgctacgcatgcaggagtgcccgccctaaccctcaggtggtcccattcccgctgggatgggagaaacacccacgagccatggactgcatgataaggctgtaccaggaccgagaggcctggaacgaccccacttgtcgacccttgagtttgaagtttccccccgtcaggtctgagggggcgccccgcccgccatcattctcaggggtaacgggtacgcaccaggcctgcgtctctcggacgggactacagtgggacgacgatgtggggacatttgacaagtgcagtggatcaatccggctggtcaatgaaactaccgggggcgggaattactcccacattcatgtacctagggcagacctctggtggtactgtggtgggagggttctgcgaccgaccctgccccaaaaatggacgggcacttgtgcgatcgttcaattggccatcccattcaccctggcattcgaaaaacaagagcaaccccgttctagtggaagaactgagagagctttggagacctctttcgatgataacatatatttagatgccataggggtccccaggggtgttcctgacgaatacaaggcgaggaaccagatagcggcgggttttgagtcgtcactgttctggtgggtgaccatcaataagattttggattggattaattatatttactacaatcagcagaggttcattaattatacccgggatgcagtgaaaggaatagcagaacaactggacgccactagtaggatggcgtgggaaaataggttggccttagacatgatgttggcagagaaggggggtgtttgtgtcatgataggcactcagtgctgcactttcatccccgacaacacagcccctgatgggtccatcacccgcgccctggatggactcaccgcattggcggacgaactggccgaaaactcgggcatcgactctggcctcacggactggttggaagcttggttcggtaaatggacgggggtggtcgttccctttcttgtctcatgtatagtggtggcaggggtactcactgcccttgggtgttgcgttattccctgtgtccggggattaactcaacgactgatcgaaaccgcccttactaagaaggatgttccccatgggcaggttgaacgaataaatctcgagatggaacaacgtgaatccagCTTGgccgggggtagtattagagaagggcagcttgatgaacaagctcgggagttattaaatgccctggagaagaaacttacggttgaaaaattacaggccgtaagaaaagacacgggggatttgtag